A section of the Leptotrichia sp. HSP-342 genome encodes:
- the rplB gene encoding 50S ribosomal protein L2 — MPIKKLKPMTSGTRHMSILVNKELDKVRPEKSLVEPLNSSYGIDNYGHRTGRNRHKGHKRLYRVIDWKRNKIGVPAKVATLEYDPNRTANIALLHYVDGEKRYILAPNGLKKGDIVLAGEGADIKPGNALKLKDLPVGTVIHNVELMPGKGGQLARSAGTAARLVAKEGTYCHVELPSGELRLIHKECMATVGTVGNSEHSLVSLGKAGRNRHLGRKPHVRGSVMNPVDHPHGGGEGRSPIGRKSPVTPWGKPTLGKKTRGKKLSDKFIVRGRKK, encoded by the coding sequence ATGCCAATAAAAAAATTAAAACCGATGACTAGTGGGACACGGCATATGTCGATATTAGTTAACAAGGAATTAGATAAGGTAAGACCTGAGAAATCTTTAGTTGAACCATTAAATTCATCTTACGGAATTGATAACTATGGACATAGAACAGGTAGAAATAGACATAAAGGACACAAAAGATTATACAGAGTAATTGACTGGAAAAGAAATAAAATTGGAGTGCCTGCAAAAGTTGCAACTCTTGAATATGATCCAAACAGAACTGCAAACATCGCATTGTTACACTATGTTGATGGAGAAAAAAGATATATTTTAGCTCCAAATGGACTTAAAAAAGGTGACATCGTATTAGCAGGAGAAGGTGCAGATATCAAACCTGGAAATGCACTAAAATTAAAAGACTTACCAGTAGGGACTGTTATTCATAATGTAGAACTTATGCCTGGTAAAGGTGGACAGTTAGCAAGATCAGCAGGAACAGCTGCAAGACTTGTTGCAAAAGAAGGAACTTACTGCCACGTAGAATTACCATCTGGAGAATTAAGACTTATTCATAAAGAATGTATGGCAACAGTTGGAACAGTAGGAAACTCTGAACATTCATTAGTATCATTAGGAAAAGCTGGAAGAAATAGACACTTAGGAAGAAAACCTCACGTTAGAGGATCTGTAATGAACCCTGTAGATCACCCACACGGAGGAGGAGAAGGAAGATCTCCAATAGGTAGAAAATCACCAGTTACACCTTGGGGTAAACCTACACTTGGTAAGAAAACTAGAGGTAAAAAACTTAGTGATAAATTTATTGTTAGAGGAAGAAAAAAATAA
- the rpsS gene encoding 30S ribosomal protein S19: MSRSLKKGPFVDAYLLEKIEALGGKKQVIKTWSRRSTIFPQFIGHTFAVYNGKKHIPVYVTEEMVGHKLGEFAPTRTFYGHGKDAKKGKK, translated from the coding sequence ATGTCTCGTTCATTAAAAAAAGGACCTTTTGTTGATGCATATTTATTAGAAAAAATAGAAGCATTAGGAGGTAAAAAACAAGTTATTAAAACATGGTCTAGAAGATCAACTATATTCCCTCAATTTATTGGACATACTTTTGCAGTATATAATGGTAAAAAACATATTCCTGTATATGTGACTGAGGAAATGGTTGGACATAAGTTAGGTGAATTTGCACCAACTAGAACTTTCTATGGACATGGAAAAGATGCTAAAAAAGGTAAAAAATAG
- the rplV gene encoding 50S ribosomal protein L22 gives MAVVAKLKYQRLSPQKARLVADIVRGKNALQALNILKFTNKKAALYIEKTLRSAIANAEHNNNMDPDKLFVSKILIDKGPVLKRISPRAMGRADIIRKPTAHITVEVDERED, from the coding sequence ATGGCAGTAGTAGCTAAATTGAAATATCAAAGATTAAGCCCTCAAAAAGCAAGATTAGTTGCTGATATTGTAAGAGGGAAAAATGCATTGCAAGCATTGAACATTTTAAAATTTACAAATAAAAAAGCAGCATTATATATAGAAAAAACATTAAGATCAGCAATTGCAAATGCTGAACATAATAATAATATGGATCCTGATAAACTGTTTGTATCAAAAATATTAATTGATAAAGGACCTGTATTAAAAAGAATCAGCCCAAGAGCAATGGGAAGAGCTGATATTATTAGAAAACCGACAGCTCATATCACAGTAGAAGTTGATGAAAGAGAAGATTAA
- the rpsC gene encoding 30S ribosomal protein S3 → MGQKVDPRGIRLGITRTWDSKWFAEGKEYVNNFHEDLKIKKYIKKNYYHAGISSIQIERTSPTEVAVIIETGKAGILIGRKGQEIEALKVKLEKLTGKRVQIKVQEIKNPNKDAQLVAESIATAIEKRVAYKRAVQQAIQRAEKAGIKGIKVMVSGRLNGAEIARSEWTLSGRVPLHTLRADVDYATATAHTTYGALGLKVWIFNGEVLSTTKEGENE, encoded by the coding sequence GTGGGACAAAAAGTAGATCCTAGGGGGATAAGATTAGGAATCACAAGAACTTGGGATTCAAAATGGTTCGCTGAGGGAAAAGAATACGTAAACAACTTTCACGAAGATTTGAAAATAAAAAAATATATTAAGAAAAACTATTACCATGCAGGGATTTCTTCTATTCAAATAGAAAGAACATCACCTACAGAAGTAGCAGTTATTATAGAAACTGGAAAAGCTGGAATTTTAATTGGAAGAAAAGGTCAAGAAATTGAAGCTTTAAAAGTAAAATTAGAAAAATTAACTGGTAAAAGAGTACAAATTAAAGTACAAGAAATCAAAAATCCTAATAAAGATGCTCAATTAGTAGCAGAAAGTATTGCAACAGCAATTGAAAAAAGGGTTGCTTATAAAAGAGCAGTTCAACAAGCTATTCAAAGAGCAGAAAAAGCTGGGATTAAAGGAATTAAAGTTATGGTATCGGGAAGATTGAATGGTGCCGAAATTGCAAGAAGTGAATGGACACTTTCAGGAAGAGTACCACTACATACTTTAAGAGCAGATGTTGATTATGCAACAGCTACTGCACACACTACATACGGTGCTTTAGGATTAAAAGTATGGATATTTAATGGTGAAGTTCTTTCTACTACAAAGGAAGGAGAAAACGAATAA
- the rplP gene encoding 50S ribosomal protein L16, producing MLIPKRTKYRKQFRGKMGGVATKGNKVDFGEFGLAAREFGWITSRQIEACRVTINRTFKREGKIWIRIFPDKPYTKRPEGTRMGKGKGNAEGWVAVVKKNKIMFEVGGVSEEKAKEALRKAGHKLPIKVKFVRKEEVGGDK from the coding sequence ATGTTAATACCTAAAAGAACGAAATATAGAAAACAGTTCAGAGGAAAAATGGGTGGTGTAGCAACTAAAGGAAACAAAGTTGATTTTGGTGAATTTGGGCTTGCCGCTAGAGAATTTGGTTGGATTACTTCAAGACAAATAGAAGCTTGTAGGGTAACAATTAATAGAACATTTAAAAGAGAAGGTAAAATTTGGATTAGAATATTCCCTGATAAACCTTATACAAAAAGACCTGAAGGAACAAGAATGGGTAAAGGTAAAGGTAATGCAGAAGGTTGGGTAGCAGTAGTTAAAAAGAATAAAATAATGTTTGAAGTTGGTGGAGTATCAGAAGAGAAAGCCAAAGAAGCATTAAGAAAAGCTGGACATAAACTACCTATAAAAGTTAAATTTGTAAGAAAAGAAGAAGTAGGTGGTGATAAGTAA
- the rpmC gene encoding 50S ribosomal protein L29, with the protein MTINEIRELSLEELEVKVNELKQELFNLKFQKTLGQLQNTAKIRDVKRTIARLKTVVTEKTGK; encoded by the coding sequence ATGACAATTAACGAAATTAGAGAATTATCATTGGAAGAATTGGAAGTTAAAGTAAATGAATTGAAACAAGAATTGTTTAATTTAAAATTTCAAAAAACTCTTGGACAATTACAAAACACTGCTAAAATACGAGATGTTAAAAGAACAATAGCAAGATTAAAAACTGTTGTAACTGAAAAAACTGGTAAATAG
- the rpsQ gene encoding 30S ribosomal protein S17 encodes MRKERKVREGIVVSNKMDKTVVVLEETMKLHKLYKKRVKTSKKYKAHDENNDCGIGDKVQIMETRPLSKDKRWRVVTILERAK; translated from the coding sequence ATAAGAAAAGAAAGAAAAGTAAGAGAAGGAATCGTTGTTTCTAACAAAATGGATAAAACTGTAGTTGTTCTTGAAGAAACAATGAAATTACACAAACTTTATAAAAAGAGAGTAAAAACTTCTAAAAAATATAAAGCACATGATGAAAACAATGATTGTGGAATCGGAGATAAAGTGCAAATTATGGAAACTAGACCATTAAGTAAAGATAAAAGATGGAGAGTCGTTACAATCTTAGAAAGAGCTAAATAA
- the rplN gene encoding 50S ribosomal protein L14, with product MVQQQTILNVADNTGAKKIMVIRVLGGSRRRFGKIGDIVVASVKEAIPNGNVKKGDVVKAVIVRTRKELKRADGSYIKFDDNAAVILNTALEVRGTRIFGPVARELRAKNFMKIVSLAPEVL from the coding sequence ATGGTTCAACAACAAACGATACTTAATGTTGCTGATAACACTGGAGCTAAAAAAATCATGGTTATTAGAGTATTAGGTGGATCAAGAAGAAGATTCGGTAAAATAGGAGACATCGTAGTAGCAAGTGTAAAAGAGGCTATACCAAACGGAAACGTAAAAAAAGGTGATGTAGTAAAAGCTGTAATCGTTAGAACTAGAAAAGAATTAAAAAGAGCAGACGGTTCATATATAAAATTTGATGATAATGCGGCTGTTATATTAAATACAGCATTAGAAGTAAGAGGAACAAGAATTTTTGGACCTGTAGCAAGAGAATTAAGAGCGAAAAACTTTATGAAAATAGTTTCTCTAGCACCAGAAGTATTATAG
- the rplX gene encoding 50S ribosomal protein L24, with product MAKPNLKSVPKRLHVKTGDTVIVISGRSKDLLRNENSKQTGDKGKIGKVLKVFPKTGKIIVEGVNIKKRHIKPNAMNPQGEVVEREMPIFSSKVMLWDEGAGKPTRVRKEIRDGKKVRISVVSGNEI from the coding sequence GTGGCTAAACCAAATTTAAAATCAGTACCTAAAAGATTACATGTTAAAACTGGAGATACAGTTATTGTAATTAGCGGTAGATCAAAAGATTTGTTACGTAATGAAAATAGTAAACAAACTGGAGATAAAGGAAAAATTGGAAAGGTATTAAAAGTATTCCCTAAGACTGGGAAAATAATTGTTGAAGGTGTAAATATCAAAAAAAGACATATTAAACCTAATGCAATGAACCCACAAGGCGAAGTTGTAGAAAGAGAAATGCCAATCTTCTCATCTAAAGTAATGCTTTGGGATGAAGGAGCAGGGAAACCTACAAGAGTAAGAAAAGAAATAAGAGACGGTAAAAAAGTAAGAATATCAGTAGTATCTGGTAACGAAATATAA
- the rplE gene encoding 50S ribosomal protein L5 → MPRLQKLYKDEIVSSLMKELNLSNVMQVPKLDKIVVNMGIGEAVSNSKLIDTAIAELSQITGQQPVPRAARKSEAGFKLREGQKIGAKVTLRKEKMYEFLDRLISITLPRVRDFEGVSPKGFDGRGNYTLGLREQIVFPEIEIDKVDKIFGLGITIVSTAQNDEQGRALLKAFGMPFAK, encoded by the coding sequence ATTCCAAGATTACAGAAATTATACAAAGATGAAATTGTTTCATCACTAATGAAAGAATTAAACTTATCTAACGTTATGCAAGTACCTAAACTTGATAAAATCGTAGTTAATATGGGGATTGGAGAAGCAGTAAGCAATTCTAAATTAATCGATACAGCAATTGCTGAACTATCACAAATTACAGGGCAACAGCCTGTACCAAGAGCAGCTAGAAAATCAGAAGCTGGATTTAAATTAAGAGAAGGACAAAAAATTGGAGCAAAAGTTACATTAAGAAAAGAAAAAATGTATGAATTCCTAGACAGATTAATTAGTATCACATTACCAAGGGTAAGAGATTTTGAAGGTGTTTCACCTAAAGGTTTTGATGGAAGAGGAAACTACACATTAGGTCTAAGAGAACAAATCGTATTCCCTGAAATCGAAATTGATAAAGTAGATAAAATCTTCGGATTAGGAATTACAATTGTATCTACAGCACAAAATGATGAGCAAGGAAGAGCTTTATTAAAAGCATTCGGAATGCCGTTTGCAAAATAG
- the rpsN gene encoding 30S ribosomal protein S14, whose amino-acid sequence MAKKAMVERNLKRQKTVDKYAAKRAELKERAKKGDREAVLELSKLPRNASPTRVRNRCQINGRPRGYMREFGISRVMFRQLAGEGVIPGVKKSSW is encoded by the coding sequence ATGGCTAAAAAAGCAATGGTTGAAAGAAACTTAAAAAGACAAAAAACAGTTGATAAATATGCAGCTAAAAGAGCTGAGTTAAAAGAAAGAGCTAAAAAAGGTGATAGAGAAGCAGTTTTAGAATTATCTAAATTACCAAGAAATGCTTCGCCTACAAGAGTTAGAAATAGATGTCAAATTAACGGAAGACCAAGAGGATATATGAGAGAATTTGGTATTTCAAGAGTTATGTTCAGACAATTAGCAGGAGAGGGAGTTATCCCAGGAGTAAAAAAATCAAGTTGGTAA
- the rpsH gene encoding 30S ribosomal protein S8: MYLTDPIADMLTRIRNGNMAKHAQVAVPFSRIKESIANILKNEGYINGYEIKEEGAIKNIVVSLKTVDGEAVIKGLKRISKPGRRVYTSVENLPKVLGGLGIAIVSTPQGVITDKECRKHNVGGEVLCYVW, translated from the coding sequence ATGTATTTAACAGATCCTATTGCTGATATGCTTACTAGAATCAGAAACGGAAACATGGCTAAACATGCACAAGTTGCAGTACCATTTTCAAGAATTAAAGAAAGTATAGCAAATATATTAAAAAATGAAGGATATATAAACGGTTACGAAATTAAAGAAGAAGGAGCTATAAAAAATATAGTTGTTTCTTTAAAAACTGTAGATGGAGAAGCTGTAATTAAAGGATTGAAAAGAATTTCAAAACCTGGAAGAAGAGTTTACACATCTGTAGAAAATTTACCTAAAGTATTAGGTGGATTAGGAATTGCCATTGTCTCAACGCCACAAGGTGTTATTACAGACAAGGAATGCAGAAAGCATAACGTTGGTGGAGAAGTTCTTTGCTACGTGTGGTAA
- the rplF gene encoding 50S ribosomal protein L6 — protein MSRIGKKPITIPAGVEIKQDGNTFTVKGPKGQLVRELSSEIKVNIDGNEITFERPNDLPNIRALHGTTRANLNNMIVGVSEGFTRGLELVGVGYRVQASGKGLTLSLGYSHPVEIEAVEGITFKVEGNTKISVEGIDKQLVGQVAANIRAKRPPEPYKGKGVKYADEVIRRKEGKKG, from the coding sequence ATGTCAAGAATAGGTAAGAAACCTATAACTATACCTGCTGGTGTTGAAATTAAGCAGGATGGGAACACTTTTACTGTAAAAGGGCCAAAAGGGCAATTAGTAAGAGAATTAAGCAGTGAAATTAAAGTAAATATTGATGGTAACGAAATTACATTTGAAAGACCAAATGATTTACCAAATATCAGAGCTCTTCATGGAACTACAAGAGCAAACTTAAACAATATGATTGTTGGAGTAAGTGAAGGATTTACTAGAGGATTAGAATTAGTCGGAGTAGGTTACAGAGTACAAGCTAGCGGAAAAGGATTAACTTTATCTTTAGGATATTCACATCCAGTTGAAATTGAAGCAGTAGAAGGAATCACTTTTAAAGTTGAAGGAAATACTAAAATTTCTGTTGAAGGAATTGATAAACAATTAGTTGGACAAGTTGCTGCAAACATCAGAGCTAAACGTCCACCTGAACCATATAAAGGAAAAGGTGTTAAATACGCTGATGAAGTAATCAGAAGAAAAGAAGGTAAGAAAGGATAG
- the rplR gene encoding 50S ribosomal protein L18, whose product MVKKLDRNKLRQKKHRSIRRKIVGTAERPRLAVYRSLQNIFVQVIDDTTGNTLVSASTIEKGAKIEKGSNIEAAKQIGERIAKKALDKGITTVVFDRGGYVYTGRVKAVADAAREAGLKF is encoded by the coding sequence ATGGTAAAAAAACTTGATAGAAATAAATTAAGACAAAAAAAACATAGAAGTATTAGAAGAAAAATCGTTGGAACTGCTGAAAGACCTAGACTTGCTGTGTATAGAAGTTTACAAAATATCTTTGTTCAAGTAATTGATGATACTACAGGAAATACTTTAGTTTCTGCATCAACTATTGAAAAAGGTGCAAAAATTGAAAAAGGTTCAAATATTGAAGCAGCTAAACAAATAGGAGAAAGAATTGCTAAAAAAGCATTAGATAAAGGGATTACTACTGTTGTATTTGACAGAGGAGGATACGTGTACACAGGAAGAGTTAAAGCTGTGGCAGATGCTGCAAGAGAAGCAGGATTAAAATTCTAA
- the rpsE gene encoding 30S ribosomal protein S5: MARDRDNRERESEYKERLLRISRVSKTVKGGRRISFSVLAAVGDEKGKVGIGLGKANGVPDAIRKAIANAKKNLVNVSLKGGTLPHEQIGKYNATSVLLKPASKGTGVIAGSATRELLELAGVKDVLTKIRGSKTKDNVARATLEGLKQLRSLEDVARLRGKSVEEILG, translated from the coding sequence TTGGCTAGAGATAGAGATAACAGAGAAAGAGAAAGTGAATATAAAGAAAGACTTTTAAGAATAAGCAGAGTTTCTAAAACTGTTAAAGGAGGAAGAAGAATTTCATTCTCAGTATTAGCAGCTGTTGGAGACGAAAAAGGAAAAGTAGGTATCGGTTTAGGAAAAGCTAACGGTGTACCTGATGCAATCAGAAAAGCCATCGCAAATGCTAAGAAAAACTTAGTAAATGTTTCATTAAAAGGTGGAACATTACCGCATGAGCAAATTGGTAAATATAATGCAACATCTGTATTATTGAAACCAGCTTCAAAAGGGACAGGAGTTATCGCTGGTTCAGCAACTAGGGAATTATTAGAGTTAGCAGGTGTAAAAGACGTACTTACAAAAATTAGAGGTTCAAAAACTAAAGATAACGTTGCAAGAGCAACTTTAGAAGGATTAAAACAATTGCGTTCTCTTGAAGATGTAGCAAGACTTAGAGGAAAATCAGTTGAAGAAATTTTAGGATAA
- the rpmD gene encoding 50S ribosomal protein L30: MSKVKVTLVKGINGRKPNHVATVKSLGLRKISQSAVHNKTADIEGKIKLVSYLLKVEEV; the protein is encoded by the coding sequence ATGTCTAAAGTAAAAGTAACGCTTGTAAAAGGAATTAATGGAAGAAAACCTAATCATGTTGCGACTGTAAAATCACTTGGATTAAGAAAAATCAGTCAAAGTGCAGTTCATAATAAAACTGCTGATATTGAAGGAAAAATTAAATTAGTTTCTTATTTACTTAAAGTAGAGGAGGTTTAG
- the rplO gene encoding 50S ribosomal protein L15, translating to MNLNELRPAAGSKRERRRVGRGHGTGWGKTAGKGHNGQKQRSGSYVSPIFEGGQMPIIRRIPKRGFSNSPFKKDIIAITLADIVEKFNDGDVVSLQTLVENGIIKNPKFITKYSDEALRNVKGRRAVKEYLNANIESYVKEKDFTSVLKIIGNTEVNKKLTVKTHKISKTAKELIEKAGGSVELVEIKSYSAKAGNNKKEDGNK from the coding sequence ATGAATCTTAATGAATTAAGACCTGCTGCTGGATCGAAAAGAGAAAGAAGAAGAGTAGGAAGAGGACACGGAACTGGTTGGGGAAAAACTGCTGGTAAAGGTCACAATGGACAAAAACAAAGATCAGGTTCTTATGTATCACCTATATTTGAAGGTGGACAAATGCCTATTATTAGAAGAATCCCTAAAAGAGGATTTTCTAATTCACCATTTAAAAAAGATATAATAGCAATTACATTGGCTGATATCGTAGAAAAATTTAACGATGGAGATGTAGTTAGCTTACAAACATTAGTTGAAAATGGAATAATTAAAAACCCTAAATTTATAACAAAATATTCTGATGAAGCTTTGAGAAATGTAAAAGGTAGAAGAGCAGTAAAAGAATATTTAAATGCAAATATTGAATCTTATGTTAAAGAAAAAGATTTTACAAGTGTTTTAAAAATTATAGGGAATACAGAAGTTAACAAAAAATTAACTGTAAAAACACATAAAATTTCTAAGACAGCTAAAGAATTAATTGAAAAAGCTGGAGGAAGTGTAGAATTAGTAGAAATAAAATCATATTCAGCTAAAGCAGGAAATAATAAAAAAGAAGATGGGAATAAGTAA
- the secY gene encoding preprotein translocase subunit SecY: MTLAEALSSRVKAIFNIPELEKRVTFTLLMIIVARVGIHIAVPGINTDAFKNFQQGNAIAQFLNLFSGGAVERASIFALGIVPYINASIVFQLLGVIFPKIDEMQKEGGKERDKITQWSRYVTIVLAIIQSFGIAILMQNQNLVLEPGPKFILSTVVLITGGTSFLMWISERISIRGIGNGTSMLIFLNIVAGLPTVISQMVSGLPSGMGKVLLGLSIVAFVVFIALMVVVQLAERRIPIQYAGKGSLGFGGGQSTVGKRTYLPLKINMSGVMPIIFASVLMAAPPFLISTMKTGNLKNFLTAQFEPKGIFYLLLFAILITVFSFFYTLTIAFDPDKVADDLKQSGGTIPTVRAGKETADYLEKVATRVTFGSAIFLSLLGIMPNIWFGYILNLPVMLGGTSLLILVGTAVELLLQIDSYLAVKQMKGFINKKNR; this comes from the coding sequence TTGACTCTAGCTGAAGCATTATCAAGTAGGGTAAAAGCTATTTTTAATATACCTGAACTAGAAAAAAGAGTAACATTTACATTATTAATGATAATAGTTGCAAGAGTTGGAATCCATATAGCAGTTCCGGGAATTAATACAGATGCTTTTAAAAATTTCCAGCAGGGAAATGCAATTGCTCAATTTTTAAATTTATTTTCGGGTGGAGCTGTTGAAAGAGCTTCAATTTTTGCATTGGGAATTGTCCCATACATTAATGCTTCCATTGTTTTTCAATTATTAGGAGTAATTTTTCCTAAAATAGATGAAATGCAGAAGGAAGGCGGAAAAGAACGTGATAAAATTACACAGTGGTCAAGATATGTGACAATTGTGCTGGCAATAATCCAATCTTTTGGAATTGCAATATTAATGCAAAATCAAAATCTAGTGTTGGAACCAGGTCCTAAATTCATATTAAGCACAGTAGTTTTAATTACAGGAGGGACTTCATTCCTTATGTGGATTTCTGAAAGAATCTCGATAAGAGGTATTGGAAATGGGACTTCAATGCTTATATTTTTAAATATTGTTGCAGGATTGCCAACAGTAATTAGTCAAATGGTTTCTGGCTTACCTAGCGGAATGGGAAAAGTTCTGTTAGGATTGTCAATAGTTGCATTTGTGGTATTCATTGCATTAATGGTAGTTGTACAACTTGCTGAAAGAAGAATTCCTATTCAGTATGCAGGAAAAGGAAGTCTCGGATTTGGTGGAGGACAAAGTACAGTTGGTAAAAGAACATATTTACCATTAAAGATAAATATGTCTGGAGTAATGCCAATAATCTTTGCGTCAGTATTGATGGCAGCACCGCCATTCTTGATTTCAACAATGAAAACTGGGAATCTGAAAAACTTTTTGACAGCTCAGTTTGAGCCTAAAGGTATTTTTTATTTATTGTTATTTGCAATATTAATTACAGTATTTTCATTTTTCTATACGCTTACAATTGCTTTTGATCCAGATAAAGTAGCAGATGATTTGAAGCAAAGTGGAGGAACAATTCCAACAGTAAGAGCTGGGAAGGAAACTGCTGACTATTTAGAAAAAGTTGCAACAAGAGTAACTTTTGGAAGTGCGATATTCTTATCATTATTAGGTATTATGCCAAATATTTGGTTTGGATATATTTTGAATCTTCCGGTAATGCTTGGAGGAACAAGTTTACTAATCTTAGTTGGGACAGCAGTAGAATTATTATTACAAATAGATTCTTACCTAGCAGTTAAACAAATGAAAGGTTTTATAAATAAAAAAAATCGTTAA
- a CDS encoding PhnE/PtxC family ABC transporter permease has protein sequence MKKIKIRKFTKSRFYLYTTLSVLSIITIYTLITMDFDNVNIAKATVHFFKDLKTMFFSPRLSDRYTYSQVFLSLAVTIALAVLTTIIGSFIALFFSFFAAKNLSSSYISKAVKIGITFIRAIPTILWVMVFSVVANIGVEAAIIGMTFHSVAYLVKAYSESIEEIDNGIIEALKATGASFWKIIFQGILPSTVTSILSWTFIRFEINFTNAVLVGAAAGAGGIGYDMFMAGTMYFDIREIGVFIYLIFSVAIILEFISYFLRKKYLKN, from the coding sequence TTGAAAAAAATAAAAATTAGAAAATTTACAAAATCAAGATTCTATTTATACACAACTTTATCTGTTTTGTCAATTATTACAATTTATACATTAATTACAATGGATTTTGATAATGTGAATATTGCTAAAGCAACTGTACATTTTTTTAAAGACTTAAAAACAATGTTCTTTTCCCCAAGATTATCTGACAGATACACATATAGCCAGGTATTTCTTAGCCTTGCTGTAACAATCGCCCTTGCTGTACTTACTACAATAATCGGCTCATTTATTGCATTGTTTTTTTCGTTTTTTGCAGCTAAAAATTTATCAAGCTCGTATATATCAAAAGCTGTTAAAATAGGAATTACATTTATTCGTGCAATTCCAACAATATTATGGGTTATGGTATTTTCAGTCGTTGCAAATATTGGTGTTGAGGCAGCTATTATTGGTATGACTTTCCATAGTGTTGCCTACCTTGTAAAAGCCTATTCTGAAAGTATCGAAGAAATAGATAATGGCATTATAGAAGCTCTAAAAGCAACGGGAGCATCATTCTGGAAAATTATTTTTCAAGGAATTTTACCAAGCACTGTAACTTCTATTCTATCTTGGACATTCATCCGTTTTGAGATAAACTTTACAAATGCTGTATTAGTAGGAGCTGCAGCTGGAGCTGGGGGAATTGGTTATGATATGTTTATGGCTGGAACTATGTACTTTGATATAAGAGAAATTGGGGTATTTATATATTTAATATTTAGTGTAGCAATTATATTAGAATTTATTTCATATTTTTTGAGAAAAAAATATTTAAAAAATTAA
- a CDS encoding PhnE/PtxC family ABC transporter permease encodes MNLTKKDIFKQRFYSKIILLSIIVILYGISSVISGFQNGMAFSSIPAGIFWLLQKFIPTQNALQYFPEILDSALKTVLLAITSTMISSIFALFLAIIGSNLTGINIFTKVITKVIASFFRNIPIVAWALILVFSFKQSQFTGFLALFLITFGYLTRAFSETIDDVAGDVIEALKSVGASYFQIIFCGVIPSVSSQLVSWLLFFIETGVRESTLVGILTGTGIGFTFSLYYKSFRYDAAGLVILVVTVIVIGIEMLSNKLRNELM; translated from the coding sequence ATGAATTTAACAAAAAAAGATATTTTTAAACAGCGATTTTATTCAAAAATTATACTGTTATCAATAATTGTAATACTTTACGGGATTTCATCGGTTATTTCAGGCTTTCAGAATGGAATGGCATTTTCCTCAATTCCAGCTGGAATCTTTTGGCTTTTACAAAAATTTATTCCTACACAAAATGCTCTGCAGTATTTTCCTGAAATTTTAGATTCAGCATTAAAGACTGTCCTGCTTGCTATAACTTCCACAATGATTTCATCAATTTTTGCCCTTTTTCTTGCAATAATTGGCTCAAATTTGACTGGAATAAATATTTTTACCAAAGTTATAACAAAAGTAATTGCTTCTTTTTTTAGAAATATTCCAATCGTAGCATGGGCATTAATACTGGTATTTTCATTCAAACAGAGCCAATTTACAGGCTTTCTCGCATTATTTCTAATTACGTTTGGGTATCTTACACGTGCCTTTTCTGAAACAATTGATGATGTTGCAGGCGACGTAATTGAAGCCCTAAAATCAGTAGGAGCTTCATACTTTCAAATAATATTTTGCGGAGTTATTCCAAGTGTCTCTTCACAACTTGTATCATGGCTTCTTTTCTTTATTGAAACTGGAGTTCGTGAATCAACTTTAGTTGGTATTTTAACAGGAACTGGAATTGGATTTACATTCAGCCTGTATTATAAAAGTTTTCGTTACGATGCCGCAGGACTTGTAATTCTAGTTGTTACCGTTATTGTAATCGGAATAGAAATGCTCTCAAACAAACTTAGAAATGAACTGATGTAA